In Lachnospiraceae bacterium, the DNA window CATGGAACCAGGGCATCTGCCAGGTTTGCAGCTTTTCCTTCTACAGAGGATTTTAATTTTTCAGAATCCTCGATCATCTTTACAATACGCTCAAAACGTGTAGAACCGGCTGCATGTTTTACTTTAAGGGTGATCTCCCCCTCTTCCACTGCAGTTCCTGCATATACATAGGAGCCTGCTTCTTTCTTTACAGGAACAGATTCACCGGTCATAGAAGCCTGGTTTACCATTGCTTCACCGTTTATAACTTCACCGTCTAAGGGGATCACATTTCCAACATGGACCGTTACCAGGTCGCCCTCTTTAATGTTGGATACAGGAACTAATATTTCTGTACCATCTACATTCTGCCACACTTTTTCAATGTTTAAGGACATGCTTCTTGCCAGATCCCCAACAGACTTCTTGTGTGTCCATTCCTCTAACAGTTCACCAATGCCCAACAAGAACATAACAGAACCTGCCGTATTAAAGTCACTTCTTATAATAGAAACCGTAATAGCAGTTGCATCCAGAACTTCTACTTCCAGTTTGCCCTTTAACAGACAACAGATTCCCTTAAATACATAGTGTACTGCCTTTGCCGTAGTATAAACAGCTCTTAACCAAAATGGAAAGCATGTCTTTGTAACCATGCGTACAGCTACATGCTTAAACAGTTTTTCCTGATACTCTCTGTTTAACTCACGTCCGCTGTTTGCCGGTACGATTTCTTCTAATTCTTTATTTTCATAAGAAAAAGTCCTGATCCCTTCCAGGATCTCATTCCTGTCACCTTTATAAATAATAACTGCGTCTGCAGTCCGTTCATAAACTTTTGCGTTCTGTACTCCCGGAAGAGTCCCCAGGTAATACTGAAGCAGATCTGCCTGGCGCAGGCTCATAACACCTTTCTGGAATACATGGATACGGAATCTTCCGTTTATCTCATGTTTAATGGAAAATTTCATAGGTTTATCGCTCCCTGTAAAAGAAAGCCCGGGAAGTTTTTCTCCCCAGGCCCCGTTTATTTTTTAATTAAGCCTCAGCGTTTGCTGCTTCTTCCTCATTAAAGGACTTTTCTGCCTCTGCCTGGCTCTCATCCTCAAAAACTTCTTCTTTGTTTCTCTGCTCGTTGATCTCCTTAGCTTCTGCAAGGATATCTTCTGCATTTTCCTGAATGTTAGTTGCAGTAGTCATAACACAATCCTTAGCGCGAAGTCCGGCTGCCAGACAATTGATGTAGAACTTTTTAGCATCCTTGCTTCCTAAAACTTTAACACCAGCTGTACCAAACAGCACACCGCTTGCAAATAAACCAATCTTTTTTACTTTTCCAATATCTAACATCATGTTTTTATCCTCCTTGTCCAGAATGTACTCCCAAAGTCTTTTCACAAAACCAAGCACAGAAAGATTCTGAAAGCACACATGTTTTATACTTAATTTTTACATTTGATACTTTAGCAAATCAACTTGTAGTTAGTCAATCAGAACATTTCTCAATAAGATGTGTGCTTGTACCTGCATATTACTCCCCCTTTAAGCATATCTTATACCTTTATCCTGCAGGCAATCTCCTTGCCTACAGCTACTTTTCCCTCTCTGGTACCAATGATTAGATCACCCATGCAATTCTGGATCACCTTAATGCTGCTGCCTTCTGTAATACTATGTTTTTCCATCCATTCCCCGATTTTTGCACCTGCCATCATCCACTTAACAGTACAGATTTCACCAGGCTTCATTTCTGTTAATGCCTGCATAAAAATACCCCCAAATCCAATTAATATTGACTAACTTAAGTTATATACAACTAATATTGTCAGTTAATTTCGTTTGTTTTATCAATATTGTATTCCTGTATCATTGGGTTAGTCAATTATAAATTGCTTTTATTATTGCTTTTATTTTTTGTAAAATGAGTTATACTTATACTACATACAAATGTACTCTCGGAATCTTTTTGTACTTGATTTTGCGAGAAGATTTTTTGTCAGTTGTGCCCAAATTTTTGAGGCGTACGCGGTGCGTACGTTGATAAAATTCGGGTGCGACTGGCGGAAAATCGGCCGCAAAGGCAAGTGCATGAAAGACTCCGAGAGTACATACAATATCCAGGAGGTCTTATTCAAATGAAAAAACCTGTGATCGGCATCCTTGGTGCCCACATGTCAAATAACGGCGGTCCGGCTCCGGTACCTGCTGACTACGTTAATCATGCTTATTGTTCCGGCGTGGAAAATGCTGGTGGCATCCCCATTCTCCTTCCGGTTTTAAAAGATCCCACAGATATGGATCCGGTGCTGGCCATGTGTGACGGACTTCTTATCCCAGGAGGCGTAGATGTTGACCCACGTTTCTATGGCGAAGATCCATCTCCTCTGCTGGGCTCCTTAGACTCTGCCATGGACCGTTTCTGGATCTATGCTGCAAACTATGCATTAGAGCATAACATGCCTGTCCTTGGAATCTGCCGGGGACTGCAGCTTGTAAATGTGGCCTTTGGCGGAAGCCTTTACCAGGATCTCTCCTATATGAATCCAGACCACATGCTCCACTCCCAGAAGCAGAATCGGGATTATCTCATCCATCAGGTCACAATAGACGCAGACAGCCATTTAGCTTCTATTTTAGGTAAGGAGCCAGTATATACCAACACCTTGCATCACCAGTGTGTAAAAGAACCGGGAAAGGGCTTAAAGATCACTGCCCATACCGCAGATGGCATCCCTGAAGCCATGGAAACAGCAAATGGACAGTTTATCCTGGTACAATGGCATCCTGAGGAACTGCAAAACAGCGAACCCCGGATGCGTGGTTTATTTAAAGATCTGATCGAAAAAGCAGGCAAATAAAATACCAAAAAAAAGCAGTATGTCCGCAATGTCATTAACTTAAAAGCAGAAGATATTTATTCCGAAATGGATTAGATATCTTCTGCTTTTTTTGATATGCTTATATTGTAAAAAGAAGCCATGAACCTGCTCAAAAAAGGAT includes these proteins:
- a CDS encoding DUF6110 family protein; translated protein: MLDIGKVKKIGLFASGVLFGTAGVKVLGSKDAKKFYINCLAAGLRAKDCVMTTATNIQENAEDILAEAKEINEQRNKEEVFEDESQAEAEKSFNEEEAANAEA
- a CDS encoding gamma-glutamyl-gamma-aminobutyrate hydrolase family protein; protein product: MKKPVIGILGAHMSNNGGPAPVPADYVNHAYCSGVENAGGIPILLPVLKDPTDMDPVLAMCDGLLIPGGVDVDPRFYGEDPSPLLGSLDSAMDRFWIYAANYALEHNMPVLGICRGLQLVNVAFGGSLYQDLSYMNPDHMLHSQKQNRDYLIHQVTIDADSHLASILGKEPVYTNTLHHQCVKEPGKGLKITAHTADGIPEAMETANGQFILVQWHPEELQNSEPRMRGLFKDLIEKAGK
- a CDS encoding ferrous iron transport protein A, encoding MQALTEMKPGEICTVKWMMAGAKIGEWMEKHSITEGSSIKVIQNCMGDLIIGTREGKVAVGKEIACRIKV